The proteins below come from a single Oryzias latipes chromosome 14, ASM223467v1 genomic window:
- the fam114a2 gene encoding protein FAM114A2 produces MSDSEMSHTADGSEEVHVVPDPPPAETPDNSSTPDNSTDVAPTRKARRRPESKPTAEPAVTPKEDKDPPKTSSDSTVSEGGWGYWGSWGKSLLSTATATVATVGQGLSQVIEKAETTLGIPSPTELSAQVEEEQRQQEPTGEGGGSPEGDRVGQDGSSAVGGAMGMLSSLTSVVQTTGKTVITGGLDALEFIGKKTMDVIAEGDPGFKKTKGLMNRNSTLSQVLREAKEREELQDAEKESSDGEKKVVAHYGMLFDEFQGLSHLEALELLSRESESKVKSVLTTLSGDELLQLREELEAIKDSFSMVEFDEEEVDERKDEDGGEFEKELTEALGGLEISAAAGKLSTACKEACSSIRDMSTPAEEEEEEDGSGMKKAHSVEDVHAAAIRSLAELTARSIELFHKLAEMILFSNGSADASVLSQLTVVLCKEVSLLSKKFTSCLTAAGSQDKGDVLNPLITGVFLEASNSASYIQDAFQLLMPILEISHIQRSAASPENRRR; encoded by the exons ATGTCGGACAGTGAAATGTCCCACACAGCTGACGGTTCAGAGGAGGTCCACGTGGTTCCGGATCCTCCTCCTGCTGAAACACCGGACAACTCCTCCACACCCGATAACTCCACTGATGTAGCCCCGACGAGAAAAGCCAGAAGGAGACCCGAGTCCAAACCCACCGCGGAACCAGCGGTCACTCCAAAAGAGGACAAGGATCCACCCAAG ACTTCCAGTGATTCCACTGTGTCTGAGGGCGGGTGGGGATACTGGGGCAGTTGGGGCAAGTCTCTCCTGTCTACAGCAACAGCCACTGTGGCCACTGTGG GACAGGGGCTCAGCCAAGTGATCGAGAAGGCAGAGACGACGCTGGGAATTCCCAGTCCCACCGAACTGTCCGCTCAGGtggaagaggagcagaggcAGCAGG AACCCACAGGTGAAGGGGGGGGCAGCCCTGAGGGGGACAGAGTGGGGCAGGATGGATCGTCGGCTGTGGGGGGCGCGATGGGGATGCTGTCTTCGCTCACCAGCGTTGTTCAGACCACA GGAAAGACGGTGATAACAGGAGGTCTGGATGCTCTGGAGTTCATCGGCAAAAAAACCATGGATGTGATCGCAGAAGGAGATCCCGGCTTTAAGAAGACCAAGGGCCTGATGAACAGGAACTCCACTCTGTCCCAG GTTCTGCGGGAGGCCAAGGAGCgagaggagctgcaggatgCAGAGAAAGAGTCTTCTGATGGAGAGAAGAAGGTGGTCGCCCACTACGGGATGCTGTTTGATGAATTTCAGGgtctgtctcacctggaggcgTTGGAGCTTCTGTCCCGAGAGAGCGAGTCCAAG GTGAAGTCGGTGCTGACCACTCTGTCTGGAGacgagctgctgcagctcagggAGGAGCTGGAGGCCATCAAGGACTCCTTCTCCATGGTGGAGTTTGACGAGGAGGAGGTCGATGAGAGGAAGG aTGAGGACGGGGGGGAGTTTGAGaaggagctgacagaggctctgGGGGGCCTGGAGATCTCCGCTGCAGCCGGCAAACTCAGCACG GCCTGTAAGGAGGCCTGCAGCAGCATCAGGGACATGAGCACAccagcagaggaggaagaggaggaggacggaAGTGGGATGAAGAAAGCCCACTCTGTGGAG GACGTTCACGCCGCTGCCATCAGGAGCCTGGCAGAGCTGACGGCTCGATCCATCGAGCTTTTTCACAAACTGGCAGAGATGATCCTCTTCTCCAATGGCAGCGCAGACGCCAGCGTCCTGTCACA GTTGACTGTTGTCCTGTGTAAAGAAGTCTCTCTGCTCTCCAAGAAGTTCACGTCCTGCTTGACGGCAGCGGGG TCTCAGGACAAAGGAGACGTGCTGAACCCCCTGATTACAGGAGTCTTTCTTGAG GCGTCCAACAGCGCGTCCTACATCCAGGACGCTTTCCAGCTTCTCATGCCGATCCTGGAGATCtcccacatccagaggagcgcCGCGTCTCCAGAGAACCGACGCCGCTGA